One window of Verrucomicrobiota bacterium genomic DNA carries:
- a CDS encoding DUF21 domain-containing protein: protein MDPLPSIAFLVLCLGTSFLMSGMEAGVFALSRLRIRKLMSAGQGNARALNGYLERPEEFLWTILVGNTLANFAAACLLVSWLHRHFHARPVVFAAVFVGVVFLFYALFELLPKMLFRTFPNRLCLALAVPFRLANVALSPLVGLVRLLADGLLRWTGGKVFTGHLFSNRDELRAVMLESAEVFSTEERAMINRVLDLQHITVRQVLRPMDRVISVEADTPMTGALALYRSHPHTRLPVWQQDGGRRRVVGVLSLKDILFTEEAARGATAGQHMKPALFLDDSLRLEEALCRMQKSGQRLAIVLARDRKEIGILSLSDVLKVIFGGGAP from the coding sequence ATGGACCCGCTGCCTTCCATTGCCTTCCTGGTTCTTTGCCTCGGGACGTCGTTCCTGATGTCGGGCATGGAGGCGGGCGTCTTCGCGCTCAGCCGCCTCCGGATTCGCAAGCTGATGAGCGCGGGGCAGGGGAACGCGCGCGCGCTGAACGGCTACCTCGAGCGGCCGGAGGAGTTTCTGTGGACCATCCTCGTCGGGAACACGCTGGCGAACTTCGCCGCCGCCTGCCTGCTGGTCTCCTGGCTGCACAGGCACTTCCACGCCAGGCCCGTGGTGTTCGCCGCGGTGTTCGTGGGGGTCGTGTTTCTGTTCTACGCGCTCTTCGAACTGTTGCCGAAGATGCTGTTCCGCACGTTTCCGAACCGCCTCTGCCTTGCACTTGCCGTGCCATTCCGGCTGGCGAACGTCGCGCTCTCGCCGCTTGTGGGCTTGGTCCGGTTGCTTGCGGACGGGCTGCTCCGCTGGACCGGCGGAAAAGTGTTCACCGGCCACCTCTTCTCAAACCGCGACGAACTTCGCGCGGTGATGCTGGAGTCGGCGGAGGTGTTCAGCACCGAGGAGCGCGCGATGATCAACCGCGTGCTCGACCTCCAGCACATCACGGTGCGGCAGGTGTTGCGGCCGATGGACCGCGTGATCAGCGTCGAGGCGGACACGCCGATGACCGGGGCGCTCGCGCTTTACCGGAGCCACCCGCACACGCGCCTGCCCGTCTGGCAGCAGGATGGCGGCCGTCGCCGTGTCGTGGGAGTGCTGAGTTTGAAAGACATCCTGTTCACGGAGGAGGCTGCACGCGGCGCCACCGCGGGACAGCACATGAAGCCCGCGTTGTTTCTTGACGACAGCCTCCGCCTGGAGGAAGCCCTGTGCCGGATGCAGAAGAGCGGGCAGCGCCTCGCGATTGTGCTCGCCCGCGACCGCAAGGAGATCGGCATCCTCTCCCTGTCGGACGTGCTCAAGGTCATATTCGGGGGGGGCGCGCCGTGA